A window of Gemmatimonadota bacterium contains these coding sequences:
- a CDS encoding AMIN domain-containing protein, giving the protein MMTRSLSWLLLPALVAAAPASLRPLPDAAVTALALSSGGGTARLAITVSGTVTVKESTLPDPARLVLDIQGAKVSDLGRYDGLKRGRVVDVRVNQYATDIVRIVLELDRLPSYSVNRETPGVVTVTFADEPFATWNAGLGGAKSATVVSEALADAAAPVAATRAPTRERPAAASYSQSGDRYASGLTISPQAGQQGQDMRPISVTYDKTPIGDVLNQFAVFSGRSIVPGKGVVGDVTMSIINQPWPYAFEAVLAQQGLSAMEMRGGIIRVDAPAELAKLDAVEVLDTRQKRLNYARAGDVVNSLKAMMLKDRGSVVADSASNSLIITDTRTRMPGILEFVDQLDIRTPLVAIQAKLIYVDRTDLQQLGLKYDIGTADQFFNKLVSRPDPLTGQPYNPNVNVVNLGGSAVSAISNADALISGSALDLVFSTAIGGFSVTSFLSALERVELTDVEASPLVHTLDNNEATIWSGEETPVRVIDASSFGQVNQAPRANVTFKETGIKLIVRPHVTANRQISMEIKAERSSIQPLAAADLGFTIPKQYAETRTLVNDGETAMLGGLTITTVTRNRNGIPLLSGLPFIGNLFSFTENRENRKDLIILVMPRIVDDAQNIVP; this is encoded by the coding sequence ATGATGACCCGCTCCCTTTCCTGGCTGCTGCTGCCGGCCCTCGTGGCCGCCGCTCCGGCGTCGCTCCGTCCCCTTCCCGATGCGGCCGTCACGGCGCTGGCGCTCTCGAGCGGTGGAGGGACGGCCCGTCTCGCGATCACCGTCTCCGGCACCGTCACGGTGAAGGAGTCGACCCTGCCGGACCCGGCCCGCCTGGTGCTCGACATCCAGGGTGCCAAGGTCAGCGACCTCGGTCGCTACGACGGCCTCAAGCGCGGCCGCGTCGTCGATGTCCGGGTGAATCAGTACGCCACGGACATTGTCCGCATCGTGCTCGAACTCGATCGCTTGCCGAGCTACTCGGTGAACCGCGAGACGCCGGGCGTGGTGACGGTTACCTTCGCCGACGAGCCGTTTGCGACGTGGAATGCCGGCCTGGGCGGCGCCAAGAGCGCGACCGTCGTGTCCGAGGCGCTTGCCGATGCGGCCGCCCCGGTGGCGGCGACGCGGGCCCCGACGCGCGAGCGTCCCGCTGCCGCCTCGTATTCGCAGAGCGGCGACCGTTACGCCAGTGGCCTGACGATCTCGCCGCAGGCCGGGCAGCAGGGTCAGGACATGCGCCCGATCTCGGTCACCTATGACAAGACGCCGATCGGCGACGTGCTGAACCAGTTCGCCGTCTTCTCGGGCCGTTCGATCGTGCCGGGGAAGGGCGTCGTCGGCGACGTCACGATGTCGATCATCAATCAGCCCTGGCCGTACGCCTTCGAGGCGGTGCTGGCCCAGCAGGGCCTCTCGGCGATGGAGATGCGCGGCGGGATCATCCGCGTCGACGCGCCGGCCGAGCTCGCCAAGCTGGACGCCGTCGAGGTCCTCGACACCCGCCAGAAGCGGCTCAACTATGCCCGCGCCGGCGACGTCGTCAATTCACTCAAGGCGATGATGCTGAAGGACCGCGGCTCGGTCGTCGCCGACTCCGCCAGCAACTCGCTGATCATCACCGACACGCGCACGCGGATGCCGGGGATCCTCGAATTCGTCGACCAGCTCGACATCCGGACGCCGCTCGTGGCGATCCAGGCCAAGCTGATCTACGTCGATCGCACCGACCTGCAGCAGCTCGGCCTGAAGTACGACATCGGCACCGCCGATCAGTTCTTCAACAAGCTGGTGTCCCGTCCCGATCCGCTCACCGGGCAGCCGTACAACCCGAACGTGAACGTCGTGAACCTCGGCGGCAGCGCGGTCTCCGCGATCTCGAACGCCGACGCACTCATCTCGGGGTCCGCGCTCGACCTGGTCTTCTCGACCGCAATCGGCGGCTTCTCGGTCACGTCGTTCCTCTCCGCCCTCGAGCGGGTTGAACTGACGGACGTCGAGGCCTCGCCGTTGGTCCACACGCTCGACAACAACGAAGCGACGATCTGGTCCGGTGAAGAAACGCCGGTCCGCGTCATCGACGCCTCGTCGTTCGGCCAGGTCAACCAGGCGCCGCGCGCCAACGTGACCTTCAAGGAGACCGGCATCAAGCTGATCGTCCGGCCGCACGTCACCGCCAACCGGCAGATCTCGATGGAGATCAAGGCGGAGCGGTCGTCGATCCAGCCGCTCGCCGCGGCCGACCTCGGCTTCACGATTCCGAAGCAGTACGCCGAGACCCGCACGCTGGTGAACGATGGCGAGACTGCGATGCTTGGCGGCCTGACCATCACCACCGTGACGCGCAACCGGAACGGGATTCCGCTCCTCTCCGGGCTGCCCTTCATCGGCAACCTCTTCTCCTTCACGGAGAACCGCGAGAACCGCAAGGACCTGATCATCCTGGTCATGCCGCGGATCGTGGACGACGCGCAGAACATCGTCCCCTGA
- the aroC gene encoding chorismate synthase, which yields MTFRTAGESHGKALLALVEGVPAGLPITADAVDTDLGRRMQGHGRGARMKIEQDRIEWISGVRAGETIGSPIAMLIHNRDWANWEEVMSAEGTPGELRRRRVTRPRPGHADLVGVLKYDRVDARDILERASARETAARVAAGAVARRLLAEFGIDIGSHLVSLGGIRATVPAVLPTPLNDASDASPVRTLDPVAGTAMIARIDQAKQDGDTLGGEIEVVAQGLPVGLGSHVSWDRKLDGRLAGILMSIPAVKGVEIGLGFEAARRPGSAVHDPIVATIPTPNDAHGSSILVGATHASHSKGGGGGGGGAPGGPDSGPTPAPGSAASATTPAGSRAG from the coding sequence CTGACCTTCCGCACCGCCGGTGAATCGCACGGCAAGGCCCTCCTCGCGCTCGTCGAGGGCGTCCCCGCCGGATTGCCGATCACCGCCGACGCCGTCGACACGGACCTCGGCCGCCGCATGCAGGGCCACGGCCGCGGCGCCCGGATGAAGATCGAGCAGGACCGCATCGAGTGGATCTCCGGCGTGCGCGCCGGCGAGACAATCGGGTCGCCAATCGCGATGCTGATCCACAATCGCGACTGGGCCAACTGGGAAGAGGTGATGTCGGCCGAGGGGACGCCGGGCGAGTTGCGCCGTCGCCGGGTGACCCGCCCGCGCCCGGGCCACGCCGATCTCGTCGGCGTGCTCAAGTATGATCGCGTCGATGCGCGCGACATCCTCGAGCGCGCGTCCGCCCGCGAGACCGCGGCACGCGTCGCCGCCGGCGCCGTCGCGCGCCGGCTGCTCGCCGAATTCGGCATCGACATCGGCTCGCACCTCGTCTCGCTCGGCGGCATTCGCGCCACGGTGCCTGCGGTGTTGCCCACGCCGCTCAACGACGCCTCCGATGCCTCGCCGGTGCGCACGCTCGACCCGGTGGCCGGCACGGCGATGATCGCACGGATCGACCAGGCCAAGCAGGACGGCGACACGCTCGGCGGCGAGATCGAGGTGGTGGCGCAGGGTCTTCCTGTGGGCCTCGGCTCGCATGTCAGCTGGGATCGCAAGCTCGATGGGCGGCTCGCGGGCATCCTGATGTCGATCCCCGCGGTGAAGGGCGTCGAGATCGGGCTGGGGTTCGAGGCGGCGCGGCGGCCGGGATCGGCGGTCCACGATCCGATCGTGGCCACGATCCCGACACCCAACGACGCGCACGGATCGTCGATTTTGGTAGGGGCGACGCATGCGTCCCACAGCAAGGGGGGGGGGGGGGGGGGGGGGGGGGCGCCGGGCGGGCCGGATTCAGGCCCGACCCCCGCGCCGGGTTCCGCCGCGTCGGCAACAACGCCGGCGGGCTCGAGGGCGGGATGA
- a CDS encoding chorismate synthase: MTTGEPLVVRVAMKPISTLMSPLKTVNLATGGEANAVSERSDVTAVPAMGVIAEALVAIVLADAMIEKFGGDSLAEMQRNHASYLASAGARWAALRDAPAPEEER, translated from the coding sequence ATGACGACCGGCGAGCCGCTGGTGGTGCGGGTTGCGATGAAGCCGATCTCGACGCTGATGTCGCCGCTCAAGACGGTGAACCTGGCGACCGGTGGTGAGGCGAACGCGGTGAGCGAGCGCTCCGACGTGACCGCGGTCCCCGCGATGGGTGTGATCGCGGAGGCGCTGGTGGCGATCGTGCTGGCCGACGCGATGATCGAAAAGTTCGGCGGCGATTCGCTCGCGGAGATGCAGCGCAACCACGCCAGCTATCTCGCCTCGGCGGGGGCGCGTTGGGCCGCATTGCGCGATGCGCCAGCGCCCGAGGAAGAGCGCTGA
- a CDS encoding shikimate kinase, whose product MGLPGAGKSTVGPLVAAALEARWCDLDDLIVAEAGRTIPAIWAEEGEAGFRARERAAMAAALADGPQVIAAGGGWIAQPGNLLEAEPFALVLYMSLDPADAARRVAAQGGRPLLEGRDPDAALRELLVERERWYRLAGVEVAVGRAAPAAAAESIVVAARQYGGW is encoded by the coding sequence GTGGGCCTTCCGGGGGCGGGGAAGAGCACCGTGGGCCCGCTGGTGGCGGCCGCGCTCGAAGCGCGCTGGTGCGACCTCGACGACCTGATCGTGGCCGAGGCGGGACGCACCATTCCAGCGATCTGGGCCGAGGAAGGTGAGGCCGGCTTCCGCGCGCGGGAGCGGGCGGCGATGGCGGCGGCCCTGGCCGACGGGCCGCAGGTGATCGCTGCCGGTGGGGGGTGGATTGCCCAGCCCGGCAACCTCCTCGAAGCCGAGCCGTTCGCACTCGTACTATATATGTCGCTGGATCCGGCCGATGCTGCGCGAAGGGTGGCCGCCCAGGGGGGTCGACCGTTGCTGGAGGGACGCGATCCGGACGCGGCGTTGCGGGAGCTGCTGGTCGAGCGGGAACGCTGGTACCGACTGGCCGGCGTCGAGGTTGCCGTGGGGCGTGCGGCCCCCGCCGCCGCCGCCGAATCGATCGTGGTCGCGGCGAGGCAATACGGCGGCTGGTAA
- the topA gene encoding type I DNA topoisomerase — translation MATRTTKRAAPKSSSGGLGSRALVIVESPTKAKTIRGFLPAGFTVAASMGHVRDLPRKAAEIPPKYKDQKWAKYGVNVDEGFEPLYIVTPDKKGTIRELKELLRDADVLYLATDEDREGESISWHLLEVLQPKVPVHRMVFHEITKEAILDALAHPRDLDENLIHAQETRRILDRLVGYTVSPILWNKVGGNGLSAGRVQSVALRLIVDRERERLAFKTGSYWDLTATLAHKSAEFEAGLVSLKGKRLATGKDFDEQTGRIAAGKDVLLLDEQQAGALVARLKDAPWRVESVEETPRTLRPYAPFTTSTLQQEANRKLRFGARRTMQVAQKLYENGYITYMRTDSTALSEQAIQAARANVTRLYGDEYLPPAPRVYANKVANAQEAHEAIRPAGSSFRTPEETRLGGEELALYSLIWKRTVASQMKDAKKTSTTAEIVVGEARFKASGIRTDFPGFLRAYVEGSDDPDAALEDRDNPLPPLKVGDAPTCTELEPVGHETKPPARYTEASLVKALEENGIGRPSTYASILGTIQERGYVVAQGQALVPTFTGFAVSDFLVRHFSELVDLAFTRKMEGRLDDIAGGDESWREYLGQFYSGPKGLAAQVEEKAKLPSNEGRTIALEGVEGVVRIGRFGAYIERELDGQMVKANLPADATPADLDPERIEQLLRQRAEGPASLGSHPDNGESIYLLDGQYGPYVQLGQQVEGSKEKPKRASLPKGVTPPQVTLEMAVGLLALPRLLGNHPVSGRPVKAGLGRFGPYILHDLGKGEAEFRSLKAGDDVLTVQLDRAVALLAEPKLGRGGRAAATPIREIGAHPTDGKPVQLFEGKYGPYVKHGDLNASVPKGVDPMTFALDAAVELIAEKGKAPKSLKAKGRTGAKKAAPRKKAAKKSAKKSAKKSAKKSA, via the coding sequence ATGGCCACTCGCACCACCAAACGCGCCGCCCCCAAGTCCTCCTCCGGAGGGCTGGGCAGTCGTGCGTTGGTGATTGTCGAATCGCCGACCAAGGCGAAGACGATTCGCGGCTTCCTCCCGGCCGGCTTCACGGTGGCGGCCTCGATGGGCCACGTGCGGGACCTGCCGCGGAAGGCCGCCGAGATTCCGCCGAAGTACAAGGACCAGAAGTGGGCCAAGTACGGCGTCAATGTCGACGAGGGATTCGAGCCGCTCTACATCGTGACCCCAGACAAGAAGGGAACGATCCGCGAGCTCAAGGAGCTGCTCCGCGACGCCGACGTCCTCTACCTGGCGACCGACGAAGACCGCGAGGGGGAGAGCATCTCGTGGCACCTGCTCGAGGTGCTGCAGCCGAAGGTCCCGGTGCATCGGATGGTGTTCCACGAGATCACCAAGGAGGCGATCCTCGATGCGCTCGCCCATCCGCGTGACCTCGACGAGAACCTGATCCATGCGCAGGAGACACGGCGCATCCTCGATCGGCTGGTGGGCTACACCGTCTCGCCGATTCTCTGGAACAAGGTCGGCGGCAACGGCCTCTCGGCGGGTCGCGTGCAGTCGGTGGCACTGCGGCTGATCGTCGATCGCGAGCGCGAACGGCTCGCCTTCAAGACCGGTTCGTACTGGGACCTCACGGCCACGCTGGCCCACAAGAGCGCCGAGTTCGAAGCGGGGCTGGTCTCGCTGAAAGGCAAGCGCCTCGCGACGGGCAAGGACTTCGACGAGCAGACCGGCCGCATTGCCGCGGGAAAGGACGTGCTCCTCCTCGACGAGCAGCAGGCCGGCGCGCTCGTGGCCCGGCTCAAGGATGCGCCGTGGCGCGTCGAGTCGGTCGAGGAGACGCCGCGCACGCTGCGCCCCTATGCGCCGTTCACGACGTCGACGCTGCAGCAGGAAGCCAACCGCAAGCTGCGCTTCGGCGCGCGGCGGACGATGCAGGTGGCGCAGAAGCTGTACGAGAACGGCTACATCACCTACATGCGAACCGACTCGACGGCACTGTCGGAGCAGGCGATCCAGGCCGCGCGCGCCAACGTGACGCGCCTCTACGGCGACGAGTACCTCCCGCCCGCCCCCCGCGTCTATGCCAACAAGGTGGCCAACGCACAGGAAGCGCACGAGGCGATCCGCCCCGCCGGCTCCTCCTTCCGCACGCCGGAAGAGACGCGCTTGGGCGGCGAGGAACTCGCGCTCTACTCGCTCATCTGGAAGCGCACCGTCGCCTCGCAGATGAAGGACGCCAAGAAGACCAGCACCACCGCCGAGATCGTCGTCGGCGAGGCACGGTTCAAGGCGAGCGGGATCCGCACCGACTTCCCCGGCTTCCTCCGCGCGTATGTCGAAGGCTCCGACGATCCGGATGCGGCGCTCGAGGATCGCGACAATCCGCTGCCGCCGCTCAAGGTCGGCGACGCGCCGACCTGCACCGAGCTCGAGCCGGTCGGCCACGAGACCAAGCCGCCGGCCCGCTACACCGAAGCGTCGCTGGTGAAGGCGCTCGAGGAGAATGGCATCGGCCGTCCATCGACCTACGCCTCGATCCTCGGCACCATTCAGGAGCGCGGCTACGTCGTGGCCCAGGGGCAGGCACTGGTGCCGACCTTCACCGGCTTTGCGGTGAGCGACTTCCTCGTCCGCCACTTCTCGGAGCTGGTCGACCTGGCCTTTACCCGCAAGATGGAAGGGCGGCTCGACGACATCGCCGGTGGCGACGAATCGTGGCGCGAATACCTCGGCCAGTTCTACTCGGGGCCGAAGGGTCTCGCGGCGCAGGTCGAGGAGAAGGCCAAGCTGCCGTCGAACGAGGGCCGCACCATTGCACTGGAGGGCGTGGAGGGCGTGGTCCGCATCGGCCGCTTCGGCGCCTATATCGAGCGCGAGCTCGACGGACAGATGGTCAAGGCCAACCTTCCCGCCGACGCCACGCCCGCCGACCTCGACCCGGAACGGATCGAGCAGTTGCTGCGGCAGCGCGCTGAAGGACCCGCGTCGCTCGGTTCGCATCCCGACAACGGCGAGTCGATCTATCTGCTCGACGGGCAATACGGGCCGTATGTGCAGCTCGGCCAGCAGGTCGAAGGGAGCAAGGAGAAGCCGAAGCGCGCGTCGCTGCCGAAGGGCGTGACGCCCCCGCAGGTGACGCTGGAGATGGCGGTCGGCTTGCTCGCGCTGCCGCGCCTGCTCGGCAACCACCCGGTCAGTGGCCGCCCGGTGAAGGCCGGGCTCGGCCGCTTCGGTCCCTATATCCTGCACGACCTCGGCAAGGGCGAGGCAGAGTTCCGCTCGCTCAAGGCCGGCGACGATGTGCTCACCGTGCAGCTCGACCGCGCCGTGGCGCTGCTCGCCGAGCCGAAGCTGGGCCGTGGTGGCCGGGCAGCGGCGACGCCGATTCGCGAGATCGGCGCGCACCCGACCGACGGCAAGCCGGTGCAGCTCTTCGAAGGGAAGTACGGTCCTTACGTCAAGCACGGCGACTTGAACGCCTCGGTGCCGAAGGGCGTCGACCCGATGACGTTCGCGCTCGACGCGGCGGTGGAGCTGATCGCCGAGAAGGGGAAGGCACCGAAGAGCCTCAAGGCGAAGGGCCGCACCGGCGCCAAGAAAGCGGCACCCCGCAAGAAGGCTGCGAAGAAGTCCGCGAAGAAGAGCGCGAAGAAAAGCGCCAAGAAGTCGGCATGA
- the trmFO gene encoding methylenetetrahydrofolate--tRNA-(uracil(54)-C(5))-methyltransferase (FADH(2)-oxidizing) TrmFO — protein MKATIIGGGLAGCEAALALAARDVDVTLVEMRPVVKTAAHQTDRLGELVCSNSFKSIELQNAHGLLKQELRDLGSQLLPCADEARVPGGAALAVDREVFSQLVDARVKAASRITVVREEATALPEVGIVATGPLTSDALATAISTRLGTGALAFFDAIAPIVSHDSLDHSQLYALSRWGKGDGDDYLNAPMDKAMYEAFIDALVAGDQFQGHAFDEVPYFEGCLPVEEMAKRGRETLRFGPMKPIGLHDPRTNREPYAVVQFRREDKAGQMWNLVGFQTRLRIPEQQKVFRSIPGMAEAEFLRYGSIHRNSYLNAPAALGPALQVKDGAALFFAGQLTGVEGYTESLATGILCGINLARVLHGEAPSVPPPSTMLGGLLRYLQEAEPAHFQPMNANFGLLDPIEGRATKVERKARAVERARQDFAAWRSTL, from the coding sequence ATGAAGGCGACCATCATCGGTGGCGGGCTCGCGGGCTGCGAAGCGGCCCTCGCGCTGGCGGCGCGTGACGTGGACGTCACCCTGGTCGAGATGCGGCCGGTGGTGAAGACCGCCGCGCACCAGACCGACCGGCTCGGCGAGCTGGTCTGCAGCAACTCCTTCAAGTCGATCGAGCTGCAGAACGCGCACGGCCTGCTCAAGCAGGAGCTGCGCGACCTGGGCTCGCAGCTGTTGCCATGCGCCGACGAGGCGCGCGTCCCCGGTGGCGCCGCACTCGCGGTCGACCGCGAGGTCTTCTCGCAGCTGGTCGACGCGCGCGTCAAGGCCGCGAGTCGGATCACCGTGGTCCGCGAGGAAGCAACGGCGCTCCCCGAGGTCGGCATCGTGGCGACTGGTCCGCTGACGAGTGATGCCTTGGCGACGGCGATCAGCACGCGCCTCGGCACCGGCGCGCTGGCGTTCTTCGACGCGATCGCGCCGATCGTCTCGCACGACTCCCTCGACCACAGCCAGCTCTACGCGCTCAGTCGCTGGGGGAAGGGCGACGGCGATGACTACCTCAACGCGCCGATGGACAAGGCGATGTACGAGGCGTTCATCGACGCACTGGTGGCGGGCGACCAGTTCCAGGGCCACGCCTTCGACGAGGTGCCGTACTTCGAGGGGTGCCTGCCGGTCGAGGAGATGGCGAAGCGCGGCCGCGAGACGCTGCGCTTCGGGCCGATGAAGCCGATTGGCCTGCATGACCCGCGCACCAATCGCGAGCCGTATGCGGTGGTGCAGTTCCGGCGCGAGGACAAGGCGGGGCAGATGTGGAACCTCGTCGGCTTCCAGACGCGGCTCCGGATTCCTGAGCAGCAGAAGGTCTTCCGCAGCATTCCGGGGATGGCCGAGGCGGAGTTCCTCCGCTACGGCTCGATCCACCGGAACAGCTACCTGAATGCGCCGGCCGCGCTTGGGCCTGCGCTGCAGGTGAAGGATGGCGCGGCGCTCTTCTTCGCGGGGCAGCTGACCGGCGTCGAGGGATACACCGAGTCGCTGGCCACCGGGATCCTGTGCGGGATCAATCTGGCGCGCGTGCTGCATGGCGAGGCGCCGAGCGTGCCGCCGCCGAGCACGATGCTGGGTGGATTGTTGCGCTACCTGCAAGAGGCGGAGCCGGCGCACTTCCAGCCGATGAACGCCAACTTCGGGCTGCTCGATCCGATCGAGGGGCGCGCGACGAAGGTGGAGCGGAAGGCGCGGGCGGTGGAGCGGGCGCGGCAGGATTTTGCGGCATGGCGGTCCACCCTGTGA
- a CDS encoding tyrosine recombinase XerC: MREFLEHLEKARDQSPNTLVAYGRDLDAFTEFLARRAAGAAWSFEKVDRLALRGFLGELERRGLARRSAARTLSAIRSFYKWLHVHHDVDIPAIRAAKLPRLEKRLPGYLLQEQITRLFAYAEEQAASGELDDVRDLAMLELFYSSGLRLSELRGLDLDRLDLLSDQVKVVGKGRKERIVPLGARASRALRQYLNVRETVIRLPGADKPAVFVGRRGKRLSPVTIQRRMHRFYDAIGADGMVTHSMRHTFATHLLDGGADLRAVQELLGHASLSTTQIYTHTSVERLKQVYRDAHPRGKRKDDG; the protein is encoded by the coding sequence GTGCGCGAGTTCCTCGAGCACCTGGAGAAGGCGCGTGACCAGTCGCCCAACACCCTTGTCGCATATGGCCGCGACCTCGACGCCTTCACCGAATTCCTGGCACGTCGTGCGGCGGGCGCCGCGTGGAGTTTCGAGAAGGTCGATCGCCTTGCGCTCCGCGGCTTCCTCGGCGAACTCGAACGGCGCGGCCTGGCCCGCCGCTCCGCGGCCCGCACGCTCTCGGCCATCCGCTCCTTCTACAAGTGGCTCCACGTCCATCACGACGTCGACATCCCCGCCATCCGCGCAGCGAAGTTGCCGCGCCTCGAGAAGCGGCTGCCCGGGTACCTGCTGCAGGAGCAGATCACCCGGCTCTTCGCGTACGCCGAGGAGCAGGCGGCGTCGGGCGAGCTCGATGACGTGCGCGACCTCGCGATGCTCGAGCTCTTCTATTCGTCGGGGCTGCGGCTCTCGGAGTTGCGTGGGTTGGACCTGGATCGGCTCGACTTGCTCAGCGATCAGGTCAAGGTCGTCGGCAAGGGGCGGAAGGAGCGGATCGTCCCGCTGGGCGCGCGCGCGTCACGGGCGCTGCGGCAATACCTGAACGTGCGGGAGACGGTGATCCGCCTCCCGGGTGCCGACAAACCGGCGGTGTTCGTGGGGCGGCGCGGCAAGCGGCTCTCGCCGGTCACGATCCAACGGCGGATGCATCGCTTCTACGACGCGATCGGCGCCGACGGCATGGTGACCCACTCGATGCGGCACACCTTTGCCACACACCTGCTCGATGGCGGCGCCGACCTGCGCGCCGTGCAGGAGCTGCTTGGCCATGCCTCGCTCAGCACGACGCAGATCTACACGCATACGTCGGTGGAGCGGCTGAAGCAGGTGTATCGGGATGCGCATCCGAGAGGGAAAAGAAAGGATGATGGATGA
- the hslV gene encoding ATP-dependent protease subunit HslV, which yields MLTTFHGTTILAVRKDGRLALGGDGQVSIGDTIMKGHAVKVRALKGGRILAGFAGSVADALTLFERFEEKFDRYPGNLTRAATELAKDWRSDRYLRRLEALLVVADLDHVFLLSGTGELIEPDDGILAVGSGGTYALAAARALLPDERLSARQIVERSLGIAAEICVYTNTSLTILELPQ from the coding sequence ATGCTGACGACTTTTCACGGTACCACAATCCTAGCCGTCAGGAAGGATGGCCGCTTGGCCCTGGGCGGCGACGGACAGGTCTCGATCGGCGACACGATCATGAAGGGGCACGCCGTGAAGGTCCGCGCGCTCAAGGGCGGGCGGATCCTCGCCGGCTTCGCGGGCTCGGTGGCCGACGCCCTGACGCTCTTCGAGCGCTTCGAGGAGAAGTTCGATCGCTACCCCGGCAACCTGACCCGCGCGGCGACGGAGCTGGCCAAGGATTGGCGCAGCGATCGCTACCTGCGCCGGCTCGAGGCGTTGTTGGTCGTCGCCGACCTCGACCACGTCTTCCTGCTCAGCGGCACCGGCGAACTGATCGAGCCCGACGACGGCATCCTCGCCGTCGGCTCCGGCGGCACTTATGCGCTCGCCGCCGCCCGCGCCCTCCTCCCCGACGAGCGCCTCTCGGCGCGCCAGATCGTGGAGCGAAGCCTGGGGATTGCGGCGGAGATTTGCGTGTACACGAATACCAGTCTGACGATTCTGGAGTTGCCGCAGTAG
- the hslU gene encoding ATP-dependent protease ATPase subunit HslU: MTAPDTPTDLPPPLPWLEELPPRQIVAELDRYIVGQGAAKKAIAIAIRNRWRRGQAPEGIRDEITPSNIILIGPTGVGKTEIARRLARLAGAPFVKVEATKFTEVGYVGRDVEAMIRDLVDAAISLVRAEREDEVFPQAEQRAIERVLDLLLPASDGDADDAVLAKRQAASREKLKAMLLDGKLDDREVEVEVMPANYPNPDAMRAPDGMDAPESSFADWLMDMLPKKPKRRLVKVPDARRILEDEELRAMVDMDDTVSEALDRVENHGIVFIDEIDKIAGEKGTSGPDVSRQGVQRDLLPIVEGSTVQTRYGHVRTDHILFVAAGAFHVTKPSDLIPELQGRFPIRVELEPLTEKDFVRILTEPENSLTRQYAALVAAEGCVLEFSDEAVSELARIAWLANDRMENIGARRLHTVMSTLLEDILFDLPDGGKTTKLRLDGAAVRERLASVVQDDDLRKYIL, encoded by the coding sequence ATGACTGCACCGGACACCCCCACCGATCTCCCCCCGCCGCTGCCCTGGCTGGAGGAACTGCCGCCGCGCCAGATCGTGGCGGAGCTCGACCGTTACATCGTCGGGCAGGGGGCGGCGAAGAAGGCGATTGCGATCGCGATCCGGAACCGCTGGCGACGGGGGCAGGCGCCCGAGGGAATCCGCGACGAGATCACGCCGAGCAACATCATCCTGATCGGCCCGACGGGCGTTGGCAAGACGGAGATCGCGCGGCGGCTGGCGCGGTTGGCCGGCGCACCGTTCGTGAAGGTCGAGGCGACGAAGTTCACCGAGGTGGGTTACGTCGGTCGCGATGTCGAGGCGATGATCCGCGACCTGGTCGACGCGGCCATTTCATTGGTGCGCGCCGAGCGCGAGGACGAGGTCTTTCCGCAGGCGGAACAGCGGGCGATCGAACGCGTGCTCGACCTGCTCTTGCCGGCGAGCGATGGCGACGCCGATGATGCGGTGCTCGCGAAGCGGCAGGCGGCGTCGCGCGAGAAGCTCAAGGCGATGCTGCTCGACGGGAAGCTTGATGACCGGGAAGTCGAGGTCGAGGTGATGCCGGCGAACTATCCCAACCCCGACGCGATGCGTGCGCCGGACGGGATGGATGCGCCGGAGTCGTCGTTTGCCGACTGGCTGATGGACATGTTGCCGAAGAAGCCGAAGCGGCGGCTGGTGAAGGTCCCCGATGCGCGGCGGATCCTCGAGGACGAGGAGCTGCGGGCGATGGTCGACATGGACGACACCGTCTCCGAGGCACTCGACCGCGTCGAGAACCACGGCATCGTCTTCATCGACGAGATCGACAAGATCGCCGGCGAGAAGGGCACCAGCGGGCCGGACGTGTCGCGGCAAGGCGTCCAGCGCGACCTCCTCCCGATTGTCGAGGGGAGCACGGTGCAGACGCGGTATGGTCACGTGCGGACCGATCACATTCTCTTCGTGGCGGCGGGTGCCTTCCACGTGACGAAGCCGAGCGACTTGATCCCCGAGTTGCAGGGGCGCTTCCCGATCCGCGTCGAGCTGGAGCCGTTGACCGAGAAGGACTTCGTCCGGATCCTCACCGAGCCGGAAAATTCGCTCACGCGGCAGTACGCCGCGCTGGTGGCGGCCGAGGGATGCGTGCTGGAGTTCTCGGACGAGGCGGTGAGCGAGCTGGCGCGGATTGCGTGGCTGGCGAACGACCGGATGGAGAACATCGGCGCGCGGCGGCTGCACACGGTGATGTCGACGCTGCTCGAGGACATCCTCTTTGATTTGCCCGACGGCGGCAAGACGACCAAGCTGCGGCTCGATGGGGCGGCGGTGCGGGAGCGGCTGGCGAGCGTGGTGCAGGATGATGATTTGAGGAAGTACATCCTGTAG